A single window of Anomaloglossus baeobatrachus isolate aAnoBae1 chromosome 5, aAnoBae1.hap1, whole genome shotgun sequence DNA harbors:
- the LOC142313354 gene encoding intelectin-1-like, producing the protein MLVLCALLLSFVLSGECSNKCENASVPEIEGNIQSLLACLDKNNTNDYRSKSKFSMGGSNSRSCQEIKNMYTYAEDGIYTLNTEAGTMYQTYCDMTTDGGGWTLVASVHENNMNGKCTVGDRWSSQSGNDANNPKGDNNWANYAIFGHPEGATSDDYKNPGYYDIITSDLELWHVPNNARLSKWRDAAILRYRTDNGFFSQEGGNLFHLYKKYPVVFNAGACLTNNGPAIPVVYDFGSAEKTKAYYSPNSQLEFVPGYVQFRAVNNERAALALCAGVKVTACNPEHHCIGGGGYIPEKSPRQCGDFAAFDWDGYGTHDKGSSSKEITESAVLLFYR; encoded by the exons ATGTTGGTGCTCTGTGCCTTACTGCTCTCCTTTGTACTTTCTGGAGAATGTTCGAACAAATGCG AGAATGCGTCTGTTCCTGAGATAGAGGGAAACATTCAGTCTCTCTTGGCGTGCTTGGATAAGAATAATACAAATGATTATAGATCAAAGTCTAAGTTTTCAATGGGTGGATCAAACTCCAGGAGCTGCCAGGAAATCAAGAATATGTATACATATGCTGAGG ATGGAATATACACGCTGAACACTGAAGCTGGGACGATGTATCAGACCTACTGTGACATGACTACAGATGGTGGAGGCTGGACATTGGTGGCCAGTGTCCATGAAAACAATATGAATGGTAAATGTACAGTAGGTGATCGCTGGTCCAGTCAATCAGGAAATGATGCCAACAACCCAAAGGGTGATAACAACTGGGCTAACTACGCCATTTTTGGACATCCTGAAGGAGCAACCAGTGATGATTATAAG aaCCCAGGATATTATGATATAATCACTAGTGACCTGGAATTATGGCATGTACCCAACAACGCACGCTTGTCCAAGTGGAGAGATGCCGCTATTCTAAGGTACCGCACAGACAATGGTTTCTTTTCCCAGGAGGGTGGAAACCTTTTCCATCTCTATAAG AAATATCCAGTGGTGTTCAATGCTGGAGCCTGCCTCACAAATAATGGGCCTGCCATTCCCGTTGTATATGACTTTGGAAGTGCTGAAAAGACAAAAGCATATTATTCACCAAATAGTCAAC TTGAGTTTGTTCCCGGCTATGTCCAGTTCCGGGCTGTTAATAATGAAAGAGCTGCCCTGGCTCTGTGTGCTGGAGTAAAAGTGACAGCGTGCAATCCAGAGCAT CACTGCATTGGTGGAGGAGGTTATATCCCAGAAAAAAGCCCCAGACAGTGCGGAGACTTTGCTGCTTTTGACTGGGATGGTTATGGAACACATGATAAAGGGAGTAGCAGCAAGGAAATTACTGAGTCAGCCGTTCTCCTCTTCTATCGCTAA